A genomic segment from Lytechinus variegatus isolate NC3 chromosome 10, Lvar_3.0, whole genome shotgun sequence encodes:
- the LOC121422831 gene encoding germ cell-specific gene 1 protein-like: MLRALQDETHRTFFQSLGAFEVISTAATFTGCTVAIIAMLHQQPLAMLVAGFTMLFSGLFMLVGHLMMLTAHQETGDMDNVSLFKDVSSSRYGWSFVVAWISFILCVTAGITDFLVYRNFRKITDELHNTPSRVKYMQRQTPVNIGPTI; encoded by the exons CCTTCTTCCAATCGCTAGGAGCATTTGAAGTTATAAGTACAGCAGCAACGTTTACTGGATGCACGGTAGCCATAATAGCCATGTTACACCAGCAACCCTTAGCTATGTTAGTCGCGGGATTTACCATGCTATTTTCAG GTCTCTTTATGCTGGTGGGGCATCTGATGATGTTGACAGCCCACCAAGAAACGGGCGACATGGACAACGTATCCCTCTTCAAGGACGTCTCCTCGTCCCGCTACGGTTGGTCCTTCGTGGTCGCCTGGATATCCTTCATCCTGTGCGTCACGGCCGGCATCACCGACTTCCTCGTCTACCGCAACTTCCGGAAGATCACGGATGAGCTTCACAACACGCCCTCTCGCGTCAAGTACATGCAAAGACAAACACCCGTCAACATCGGTCCAACGATATGA